One uncultured Tolumonas sp. DNA segment encodes these proteins:
- a CDS encoding PTS sugar transporter subunit IIB yields the protein MKKIMLCCSAGMSTSLLVKKMVVEAEKRGLAAEIKAFGASEFDEQMPNYQVVLLGPQIKYMQPELQAKAATRGIKVEPIGMMDYGMQRADKVLDFALSLIS from the coding sequence ATGAAGAAAATTATGTTGTGTTGTTCTGCTGGTATGTCGACCAGTCTGTTAGTTAAAAAAATGGTTGTTGAAGCGGAAAAACGAGGTTTGGCTGCGGAGATAAAAGCGTTTGGTGCTTCGGAGTTTGACGAGCAAATGCCTAACTATCAGGTGGTATTACTGGGGCCTCAAATCAAATACATGCAGCCTGAGTTGCAGGCGAAAGCTGCGACACGAGGCATCAAGGTTGAACCTATTGGCATGATGGATTACGGCATGCAACGCGCTGATAAGGTATTGGATTTCGCCTTATCGCTGATCAGTTAA
- a CDS encoding PTS transporter subunit EIIC, with translation MNSFYNMLVGLIEQRIGPLAGKLGQQRYVLSIRDGFVAALPFMIVGSFMLVFIFPPISNETTWGFARAWLDFSNTYRNELMLPFNMSMGLMTIFISVGVASSLGRQYSLDPITTGLLSLMSFMLVAAPYKDGAISTQYFSGQGIFTALICSIYSTEVYAWLKRNNITIRLPSQVPTGVARSFEVLIPVLAIILTLHPLNLWLQHTTGMILPEAIMHMLKPLVAASDSLPAVLLALLVCQVLWFAGIHGTMIVTGIMNPFWLANLAANQAALAAGQPIPHTFLPAFWDHFLFIGGVGSTLPLAFLLMRSRAVHLRTIARMGVVPGLFNINEPILFGAPIIMNPIFFLPFILIPMVNAVLAWFAVKFDLVAKVVMLTAWTTPAPIGAAWSTNWALSPVIMCFICMAVAALMYYPFVRAYEKTLLQQDTDNAQVEDEDMSATPSQA, from the coding sequence ATGAATTCATTCTATAACATGCTAGTCGGTCTGATTGAACAACGGATCGGCCCATTAGCTGGGAAACTGGGTCAGCAGCGTTATGTTCTGTCTATCCGTGATGGTTTCGTGGCCGCATTACCATTCATGATCGTAGGCAGCTTCATGTTGGTATTCATTTTCCCTCCTATTTCAAATGAAACCACGTGGGGCTTTGCTCGGGCTTGGCTTGATTTTTCAAATACCTATCGTAATGAGCTGATGTTGCCATTCAACATGAGCATGGGGTTGATGACGATCTTCATTTCTGTCGGCGTTGCATCAAGTTTAGGTCGTCAGTATTCATTAGATCCCATCACGACTGGGCTACTTTCACTGATGTCGTTTATGTTGGTCGCTGCACCCTATAAAGATGGCGCTATATCGACACAATATTTCTCAGGCCAAGGTATTTTTACTGCGTTGATTTGTTCTATCTATTCAACGGAAGTTTATGCCTGGCTAAAGCGCAACAACATTACTATCCGTTTACCGTCTCAGGTGCCAACGGGTGTCGCGCGCTCTTTTGAAGTACTAATCCCTGTTCTGGCGATTATTTTAACTTTGCATCCATTGAATCTGTGGCTGCAACATACTACGGGTATGATTCTGCCAGAAGCGATCATGCATATGCTTAAACCACTGGTTGCCGCTTCTGATAGTCTGCCTGCGGTGTTACTGGCGCTTCTGGTTTGTCAGGTGCTGTGGTTTGCGGGTATTCATGGCACCATGATTGTAACTGGCATCATGAACCCATTCTGGTTGGCAAATTTGGCTGCGAACCAAGCAGCACTGGCTGCCGGCCAACCAATTCCTCATACTTTCTTGCCTGCTTTCTGGGATCATTTTCTGTTTATCGGTGGTGTTGGCTCTACTTTACCACTGGCATTTCTGCTTATGCGCAGCCGGGCTGTACATCTGCGGACTATTGCTCGTATGGGCGTGGTACCTGGTTTGTTCAATATCAACGAACCAATCTTATTTGGTGCCCCGATCATCATGAACCCTATCTTCTTCCTGCCATTTATCCTGATCCCAATGGTCAATGCGGTTCTGGCTTGGTTTGCGGTTAAATTTGATTTAGTGGCTAAAGTTGTCATGTTGACAGCGTGGACGACGCCAGCTCCGATTGGAGCTGCATGGTCTACCAATTGGGCATTAAGTCCAGTCATCATGTGCTTCATCTGTATGGCCGTTGCTGCATTGATGTATTACCCGTTCGTACGCGCTTATGAAAAAACGCTGCTGCAACAGGATACCGATAACGCTCAAGTAGAAGATGAAGACATGAGCGCTACACCAAGTCAGGCTTAA
- a CDS encoding glycoside hydrolase family 1 protein, whose protein sequence is MQYKFPEGFWWGSASSAAQSEGAATQGGKAPTIWDHWFKTEPNRFHNQIGPADTSMFYERYKDDIALMEQIGHNSFRTSISWARLMPDGKNINQEAVAFYNNVIDELLAKNIQPFIGLFHFDMPMYWQELGGWENRDIVDAYAEYAEICFNLFGDRVACWMTFNEPVVVVEGGYLYDFHYPNQVDFRRAAQVAYHMMLAHSSAVKCYRSLALSGKIGIVLNLTPSYPRSSNPADLKASFVADLFFNRAFLDPAVKGCYPEELIEILREYNQMPEYRSGDKELLAAGKIDLLGINYYQPRRVQARMNAINPCAPFMPDFFFENYEMPGRKMNPYRGWEIYERGIYDILTNLRDHYGNIPSYISENGMGVEGEHRFIAEDGQVKDDYRIDFIQGHLEWIHTAISEGCNCRGYHLWTFIDNWSWMNAYKNRYGFISLDLETQKRTVKKSGEWFAKVSLNNGF, encoded by the coding sequence ATGCAATATAAATTCCCTGAGGGGTTTTGGTGGGGAAGTGCGTCATCAGCAGCTCAATCGGAAGGCGCCGCAACACAGGGTGGTAAAGCACCAACAATTTGGGATCACTGGTTTAAAACAGAACCAAATCGTTTTCACAATCAGATTGGCCCTGCTGATACCTCCATGTTTTATGAGCGATATAAAGACGATATCGCGCTTATGGAGCAAATAGGACACAACAGTTTCCGAACCTCCATTTCTTGGGCTCGTTTGATGCCGGATGGTAAAAACATTAACCAAGAAGCTGTTGCCTTCTATAACAATGTGATTGATGAGTTATTGGCTAAGAATATCCAACCATTTATTGGGCTCTTTCATTTTGATATGCCGATGTATTGGCAAGAGCTGGGTGGATGGGAAAATCGCGATATCGTCGATGCTTACGCGGAATACGCGGAAATCTGTTTCAACCTGTTTGGCGATCGTGTTGCTTGCTGGATGACATTCAATGAACCCGTCGTGGTTGTGGAAGGGGGGTATTTATATGACTTCCATTACCCGAATCAGGTCGATTTCCGACGCGCAGCACAAGTGGCTTATCACATGATGCTGGCACACAGTTCAGCCGTGAAATGTTATCGCTCGCTCGCATTGTCTGGCAAGATCGGGATTGTATTGAATCTGACTCCATCCTATCCGCGCTCTTCGAATCCGGCAGACTTGAAAGCTTCGTTTGTTGCTGATTTGTTCTTCAATCGCGCATTCCTTGATCCAGCGGTGAAAGGTTGTTATCCAGAAGAGCTTATTGAAATTCTGCGCGAATATAACCAGATGCCCGAGTATCGCAGCGGTGATAAAGAGCTGTTAGCTGCAGGTAAAATTGATTTGCTGGGGATTAATTATTACCAACCTCGCCGAGTTCAAGCTCGGATGAATGCGATTAATCCCTGCGCACCATTTATGCCGGATTTCTTCTTTGAAAATTATGAAATGCCAGGTCGTAAGATGAATCCTTATCGGGGATGGGAAATATATGAACGTGGTATTTACGACATATTAACCAATCTGCGTGACCATTATGGAAATATTCCTAGTTATATTTCTGAAAACGGTATGGGGGTTGAAGGCGAACATCGTTTCATCGCAGAAGATGGTCAGGTGAAAGATGATTACCGCATCGATTTTATTCAAGGACATCTTGAATGGATTCACACTGCGATTTCCGAGGGCTGTAACTGCCGTGGTTATCATCTTTGGACATTTATTGATAACTGGTCTTGGATGAATGCATATAAGAACCGTTATGGCTTTATTAGTCTCGATCTGGAAACCCAGAAACGGACAGTCAAAAAAAGCGGTGAATGGTTCGCTAAAGTTTCACTGAATAACGGGTTTTAA
- a CDS encoding PTS lactose/cellobiose transporter subunit IIA — protein sequence MLDLEEAVMGIIVNAGQSRSLCFEALRHARTGMFTKADGLLAAAIEAGKEAHAVQTKLIEEDEGEGKTKMTLIMVHAQDHLMTSILCRELVTELIEIYRRQAM from the coding sequence ATGTTAGATCTTGAAGAAGCGGTGATGGGCATTATTGTCAACGCAGGCCAATCACGTAGCCTTTGCTTTGAAGCTTTACGCCACGCTAGAACGGGAATGTTTACCAAGGCCGATGGTTTACTGGCTGCTGCTATTGAAGCTGGCAAAGAAGCGCATGCTGTACAAACGAAGTTAATAGAAGAGGATGAGGGCGAAGGCAAAACCAAAATGACTTTAATCATGGTTCATGCCCAGGATCATTTGATGACATCTATTTTGTGCAGAGAGTTAGTTACTGAGTTAATTGAAATTTATCGTCGTCAAGCAATGTAG
- a CDS encoding family 16 glycosylhydrolase, whose amino-acid sequence MRTTGLITSILLASGLYANQVSAWEWSNIDWQISDGWRNGGSEFNCTWQAANIWMESDRAILNAKSENGYKTCAEMRTYNYTRRGRYEVQMQAGAVPGTISSFFTYTGEAGTSTHYEVDIELMGGTNLLHTNVWIQGKQYPQDIDLGKYGMALWNMERYAFNIDEAGVTWQVFSRTTNKWVTVRRADKPVTSYMQLFVNNWISANPQFPPSNYNNLPAYAKYSYISVQPWE is encoded by the coding sequence ATGCGAACAACTGGACTTATAACATCAATTTTACTGGCTAGTGGTTTATATGCCAATCAGGTATCAGCGTGGGAATGGAGTAATATTGATTGGCAAATTTCAGATGGATGGCGTAATGGTGGGTCTGAATTTAATTGCACTTGGCAAGCCGCCAATATTTGGATGGAATCAGATCGCGCAATCCTGAATGCAAAGTCAGAAAATGGTTATAAAACTTGTGCTGAAATGCGCACTTATAATTATACGCGTCGGGGCCGTTATGAAGTGCAAATGCAGGCTGGCGCGGTTCCAGGGACGATTAGTTCATTCTTTACTTACACTGGAGAAGCTGGCACCAGCACTCATTATGAGGTCGATATTGAGTTGATGGGCGGAACAAATTTACTGCATACCAATGTATGGATTCAGGGGAAACAATATCCTCAAGATATCGACTTGGGTAAATACGGAATGGCGCTCTGGAATATGGAACGCTACGCTTTTAATATTGATGAGGCGGGTGTGACATGGCAGGTTTTCAGTCGTACAACGAATAAATGGGTAACTGTTCGTCGAGCGGATAAACCTGTTACCAGCTATATGCAGCTATTTGTTAATAACTGGATTAGTGCCAATCCACAATTCCCTCCAAGTAATTATAATAATCTCCCTGCTTATGCTAAATATTCATATATTTCAGTGCAGCCATGGGAATAA
- a CDS encoding carbohydrate ABC transporter permease — protein sequence MSQIEKLKLTHWLIGGMIWLGAILMVLPFWFMLIFATHNEQTIFSVPPPLWFGDEFSENIHQLLNRLPYFWHNLSNSVYIALVTTILNLLFCSLAGSAFALYHFKGKKILFNLVISTMLLPVFLNMIPNALIIAMFGWFNEPKALYIPAACSAFGVFLMRQYIEQAVPNDVIEAARLDGCSEWGLYRYIVIPLIKPALFTLALLTFIASWNNFMAPLVVMHDMESYTLPLALRALQGVGVIPWGAICAGSAIAIMPLIILFIFTSHHLIDRLNQSHLK from the coding sequence ATGAGCCAGATTGAAAAACTCAAATTAACACATTGGTTGATCGGTGGCATGATTTGGTTAGGTGCTATTTTGATGGTATTGCCATTCTGGTTTATGTTGATATTTGCTACGCATAATGAGCAAACCATTTTTTCTGTTCCTCCACCATTATGGTTCGGCGATGAATTTAGCGAAAATATACATCAGTTATTAAATCGTCTTCCCTATTTCTGGCACAATTTGTCGAACAGTGTTTATATTGCCTTAGTGACTACGATATTAAACCTTCTGTTTTGCTCTTTAGCGGGAAGTGCCTTTGCTCTTTATCATTTCAAAGGTAAAAAAATTCTATTTAATTTGGTGATCAGCACTATGCTGTTACCTGTTTTTTTAAATATGATTCCTAATGCATTGATCATTGCTATGTTTGGTTGGTTTAACGAACCTAAAGCACTTTACATTCCAGCTGCATGCAGTGCTTTCGGCGTATTTTTAATGCGGCAATATATTGAGCAAGCAGTACCAAATGATGTGATCGAAGCAGCTCGACTTGATGGTTGTAGTGAATGGGGGCTATACCGTTACATCGTTATTCCGCTGATAAAACCAGCACTGTTTACTCTTGCGTTGTTAACATTTATTGCGTCATGGAATAATTTTATGGCGCCATTGGTCGTTATGCACGATATGGAAAGCTATACCCTGCCTTTGGCGTTGCGTGCACTTCAGGGGGTCGGAGTCATACCTTGGGGGGCGATTTGTGCAGGTTCAGCCATCGCAATAATGCCTTTAATTATATTGTTTATTTTTACTTCCCACCATCTGATTGACCGACTAAATCAGAGCCATTTAAAATAA
- a CDS encoding sugar ABC transporter permease — protein sequence MRRLSNSKWIPYIYLSPFFILFTVFGLYPMLFSAWIALHSWELGTSFHQMEWLGLANFKYVLTDEWFYHALYNTLWLGLAAGIPQHLIALPLAALLFRMASKKRHILLCFYFLPFITSSVAISLVFCSLFSRDFGLLNQVLAGIHDWKLAGIQPLSWLFPEQAINWQDSSHIRWVIAFVVFWRYVGWNTLLYFSAMKTIPNELFDAATLDGAGFWQQLRHVTLPTLRPMILLALTLSLIGSFQLFEEPFILTSGTGGSGQAGQTLAMYLYSTAFAEGDFATASATAWLLFIILFALCNLTRRINQKDYL from the coding sequence ATGCGCAGACTCAGTAATTCAAAATGGATTCCTTATATATATCTATCGCCATTTTTTATTTTGTTTACCGTGTTTGGCCTTTATCCCATGCTATTTTCTGCATGGATTGCCCTGCACAGTTGGGAATTAGGCACCTCATTTCATCAAATGGAATGGTTGGGGCTTGCTAACTTCAAATATGTATTAACCGACGAATGGTTTTACCACGCATTATATAACACCTTGTGGCTAGGTTTGGCTGCTGGCATACCCCAGCATTTAATCGCACTCCCACTGGCAGCACTTCTTTTTAGAATGGCTTCAAAGAAGCGCCATATTTTACTTTGCTTCTATTTTCTTCCGTTTATTACTTCTTCTGTCGCCATTTCTCTCGTATTTTGTTCATTATTTTCCCGTGATTTTGGTCTTTTAAATCAAGTGTTAGCCGGAATTCATGATTGGAAATTAGCTGGCATCCAACCATTGAGTTGGTTATTTCCAGAACAGGCTATTAATTGGCAAGATTCATCACATATCCGCTGGGTCATTGCCTTTGTCGTTTTCTGGCGTTATGTCGGTTGGAATACTCTTCTTTATTTTTCGGCGATGAAAACGATACCGAATGAACTATTTGATGCTGCAACTTTAGATGGAGCAGGATTCTGGCAACAGCTGCGACATGTCACGTTACCAACTCTCAGACCTATGATTTTATTAGCTCTAACACTAAGCCTAATTGGCAGTTTTCAGCTATTTGAAGAGCCGTTTATTCTAACTTCAGGAACTGGTGGTTCAGGGCAAGCAGGACAAACACTCGCGATGTATTTATACTCAACCGCTTTTGCAGAAGGAGACTTCGCTACAGCATCTGCAACGGCCTGGCTGTTATTTATAATATTATTTGCGCTGTGCAACCTTACTCGTCGTATTAACCAAAAAGATTACCTATGA
- a CDS encoding extracellular solute-binding protein, which translates to MVLMFITQVQATTLTIASYPNFDAAIRAAIPRYEKLHPDITIRLLSLSFYDHHNAMTTALATGAGLPDIMGLEQGFISRFVNSGGLEILSNPPYNALQYQPLFVPYTMVQAQNDRGELFAMPADIGPGSLFYRKDLLNQADVSLDDMTKTWDSFIQAGVKLKQKSIYLVANASDLKDIYIRIGLKPGEGIYFNQAGETLVRSERFVRAFTLAKQARDLGLDARLQIWSNEWAEAIRRGRVATQMMGAWFSGHLSSWIAPESSGAWRVSQLPEHSYASWGGSFYAIPKAAAHKSEAWEFIQFMTLDPSMQQEAFEKLDAFPALLSAQQTKHMAESISYLGQQQARLIWKDAAANMPVIMANKNDSLAAEIIRKQMDLVLDEHKDITEALDDAERQIRHKVRR; encoded by the coding sequence ATGGTGCTGATGTTTATCACCCAAGTTCAGGCAACAACGCTGACAATAGCCTCATACCCTAACTTTGATGCTGCAATTCGGGCCGCTATCCCGCGTTATGAAAAATTGCATCCGGACATTACCATCCGCCTGTTGTCGTTGTCGTTTTATGATCATCACAATGCAATGACCACGGCATTAGCCACTGGCGCCGGGTTACCCGATATCATGGGCCTAGAACAAGGCTTTATTAGTCGTTTTGTAAATTCCGGCGGCCTAGAGATACTAAGCAACCCACCCTATAACGCGCTTCAGTATCAGCCGTTATTCGTCCCTTATACGATGGTTCAAGCCCAGAATGACCGAGGTGAACTGTTTGCCATGCCTGCAGATATAGGTCCTGGCTCACTTTTTTACCGCAAAGACCTATTAAACCAAGCCGATGTATCGCTTGACGATATGACCAAAACTTGGGACAGCTTTATACAGGCTGGCGTCAAGCTAAAACAAAAATCCATCTATTTAGTCGCTAATGCCAGCGATTTGAAAGACATCTATATTCGTATCGGGCTCAAACCTGGTGAAGGGATCTATTTTAATCAAGCAGGAGAAACCTTAGTACGCAGTGAACGTTTCGTTCGAGCATTTACGCTGGCTAAGCAGGCCCGCGATCTTGGGCTGGATGCGCGTTTACAGATTTGGAGTAATGAATGGGCAGAAGCTATTCGGCGCGGACGAGTAGCCACTCAAATGATGGGGGCGTGGTTTTCCGGTCACTTATCAAGTTGGATCGCACCTGAAAGCTCTGGGGCTTGGCGAGTAAGTCAGTTACCTGAACATTCCTATGCCAGTTGGGGTGGCTCTTTTTATGCTATTCCTAAAGCGGCTGCGCATAAATCCGAAGCATGGGAATTTATCCAATTCATGACTTTAGACCCGTCTATGCAGCAAGAAGCCTTTGAGAAACTCGATGCATTCCCTGCCCTTTTAAGTGCACAACAAACCAAACACATGGCTGAGTCAATCAGTTATTTAGGGCAACAACAAGCAAGATTAATCTGGAAAGATGCTGCAGCGAATATGCCTGTCATTATGGCGAATAAAAACGATTCATTAGCAGCAGAAATAATCCGCAAACAGATGGATCTTGTGCTGGATGAACATAAAGATATTACTGAAGCACTAGATGATGCTGAACGTCAGATCCGGCATAAGGTCAGACGTTAA
- a CDS encoding putative glycoside hydrolase — protein sequence MKIGLPRFFLISISWCWLGCIATTMKFFYPLIGVVNMNETKKGILASLFASILLSGCGGGENIGSSGSNSNAGTNPPVSNDSSLLLFGVGATATTTPRIQSEKDNWDVKPVTATQLSLTSIGAVLINNAGTNDAADVQVSGNGTGTFMLKSDTPINLSKYASGFIEFQLRTKSAVPTELSVSIDNEYPNRSSIPIATAVAGSGNWETLTVPINCMKPYPGATAVNLASVNAPFFLDTNQAFNYEISNVKYTLSSTNTPIVDPVTCKTAVTNGGSDSGSGTGTGTGTGTGTGTGTGTGTGTGSGVNQAPALVSGDTALYYSGDKSQATDLSATYPLNGFGGTTTDANQVVTADFPGNSGVFLGSDASNADLSAYQNGAMTLDLKVSSYGASPNIQIRMDGTAGPDYGTFFTMDSSKVPADNNWYRCTLPITSLIPAANTNSVQKALYMSGAWDSMSGLQFAFTNVALKSTLPSGFDANSPCQQITP from the coding sequence ATGAAAATTGGCTTACCCCGTTTTTTCTTGATATCGATTTCATGGTGCTGGTTGGGATGTATTGCCACCACAATGAAATTTTTTTACCCATTGATTGGAGTGGTCAATATGAATGAAACAAAGAAAGGAATTTTGGCATCGTTGTTTGCCAGCATCTTGCTCAGTGGATGTGGTGGTGGAGAGAACATCGGCTCGTCAGGTAGCAATAGTAATGCGGGAACGAATCCTCCGGTCTCAAACGATAGTTCTCTACTGCTATTTGGTGTCGGAGCAACGGCCACTACCACTCCGAGAATTCAGTCTGAAAAGGATAATTGGGATGTCAAACCAGTCACGGCGACACAGCTATCATTGACTAGTATTGGTGCTGTTCTCATCAATAATGCCGGAACCAATGATGCCGCAGATGTTCAGGTATCAGGCAATGGTACTGGTACTTTCATGTTGAAATCTGATACGCCGATTAATCTGAGCAAATATGCTTCTGGGTTCATTGAATTTCAATTACGGACTAAGAGCGCTGTACCTACAGAACTATCGGTTTCAATTGATAATGAATACCCTAATCGGAGCAGTATTCCTATCGCGACCGCAGTAGCAGGAAGTGGTAATTGGGAAACGCTGACGGTACCAATCAATTGTATGAAGCCATATCCAGGCGCAACAGCAGTAAATTTAGCTTCTGTTAACGCACCATTCTTTTTAGATACTAACCAAGCGTTTAACTACGAAATTTCCAATGTGAAATACACATTGAGTTCAACTAACACCCCGATTGTTGATCCTGTGACATGTAAAACAGCGGTAACTAATGGCGGTTCTGATTCTGGCTCCGGTACAGGCACCGGCACCGGTACTGGTACTGGTACTGGTACTGGTACTGGTACTGGTACTGGTACAGGCTCTGGTGTTAACCAAGCGCCAGCTCTTGTCTCTGGTGATACGGCACTTTATTACTCTGGCGATAAGAGCCAAGCAACCGATCTCAGTGCTACGTATCCATTAAATGGTTTTGGTGGCACAACGACAGATGCCAACCAAGTCGTTACAGCTGATTTTCCTGGCAATAGTGGCGTTTTCCTGGGCTCTGATGCATCAAATGCCGATCTATCTGCCTACCAAAACGGTGCCATGACACTTGATCTGAAAGTGTCTAGCTATGGTGCATCACCTAACATCCAGATCCGGATGGATGGTACAGCAGGCCCTGACTATGGCACATTTTTCACCATGGATAGCAGTAAAGTCCCAGCTGATAACAACTGGTATCGCTGCACTCTACCAATAACATCTCTTATCCCTGCCGCTAACACCAATTCTGTTCAAAAAGCGCTGTATATGAGTGGTGCATGGGACTCTATGTCAGGGCTTCAGTTCGCATTTACCAATGTGGCGCTGAAATCGACTTTGCCTAGTGGTTTTGATGCGAATTCTCCTTGCCAGCAGATTACGCCTTAA
- a CDS encoding carbohydrate porin yields MKLKYVALLVGACCGLTLPALSMASEDTIFNGYIRAGSMFDAQDNFSKVGYAGEMDKTMGRLGAEVDNSWNGELSKKWDLDGGKSANIHLELESDTDGLQTRAAPRGSGVSQTYVELGGITPTGTMWGGLRYYDRENYIFTTDYFYTDYSGTGVGLKDQEIAGGKWDFAYINSNDTNHSDRTDGTAAIMHTLHSSAKYGDWDFEVALKQMPDNSFTGDVNQYATKGVEGTAIYSRDDFFFMPGGFSKFIAQTGRGLGSGDLLGATLTNTSMYRKSSLYQKTVQDKADGYKPYQSKVMEGDQSYRMFAWGGWYGAKVQLLPTLSYQYNDYELGGHDSWYAASLRPVFPINQSFSVQTEVGYAKNNLVIDNVDRGSDSRKISIVPTFTVNTGTGPSPEIRFLTTYVHRNFNTPWQQKDSRNDFLVGIQADMWW; encoded by the coding sequence ATGAAATTGAAATATGTAGCATTGTTAGTCGGTGCTTGCTGTGGACTAACCCTGCCAGCACTGTCTATGGCTTCAGAAGACACTATTTTTAATGGTTATATCCGCGCAGGATCGATGTTTGATGCCCAAGACAATTTCTCTAAAGTGGGTTATGCGGGAGAGATGGATAAAACTATGGGGCGCCTTGGCGCTGAAGTCGATAATAGTTGGAACGGTGAGCTGAGTAAAAAGTGGGATCTTGATGGCGGTAAGTCAGCGAATATTCATTTAGAGCTTGAATCTGATACAGATGGATTACAGACCCGAGCTGCACCAAGAGGCTCGGGTGTTTCTCAGACTTATGTTGAATTAGGCGGGATCACGCCAACGGGCACTATGTGGGGCGGTCTACGTTACTATGATCGCGAAAACTACATATTTACCACCGATTATTTTTATACCGATTACTCAGGGACCGGTGTTGGTCTGAAAGATCAGGAAATCGCTGGCGGGAAGTGGGACTTTGCATATATTAACAGCAATGATACTAACCACAGTGATCGCACCGATGGTACTGCAGCGATTATGCATACCCTGCATTCAAGCGCCAAATACGGCGATTGGGATTTTGAAGTTGCACTGAAACAAATGCCGGATAACTCTTTCACGGGTGATGTAAATCAATACGCTACCAAGGGCGTAGAAGGCACTGCTATTTATTCACGAGACGACTTTTTCTTCATGCCTGGTGGCTTTTCTAAGTTTATTGCCCAAACAGGTCGCGGATTAGGTTCTGGTGATTTACTGGGCGCTACATTAACAAATACGTCAATGTATCGGAAAAGCTCTTTATATCAGAAAACCGTTCAGGATAAAGCGGATGGCTATAAACCTTATCAGTCCAAGGTAATGGAAGGTGATCAGTCCTATCGTATGTTCGCGTGGGGGGGATGGTATGGTGCTAAGGTGCAACTGCTGCCAACTTTATCTTATCAGTACAATGACTATGAGTTAGGTGGCCATGACTCTTGGTATGCAGCCTCACTGCGTCCCGTGTTCCCGATTAACCAGTCCTTCTCAGTACAGACTGAGGTTGGATATGCGAAAAATAATCTTGTGATAGATAATGTTGATCGAGGCAGTGACTCCAGGAAGATCAGTATCGTTCCGACTTTTACCGTGAATACCGGTACAGGGCCTTCACCGGAAATTCGTTTCTTAACCACATACGTGCATCGTAATTTCAATACACCATGGCAACAAAAGGATAGTCGCAATGACTTCCTGGTTGGTATTCAAGCGGATATGTGGTGGTAA
- a CDS encoding MalM family protein, with translation MTQNKQSWLLLAGLLATGCTGIESGHSLGTREPISSFQQQAIAGRQQLIQTPAVPSLNKLTYQPLNEENKWIQIGSNNQVFSFETGKSYLTAFSLPNQSQAIHIKLTVPVDFSLFLPSVMILDENFATLQVVPSSKFAKVGDDLMAGQNLKGEFTIPVTIGSSRPAYMLIYTTTQDMQSTTKINSDVLQRAMQHDRTTDVARFLNSEVPHAATGRLHLTFDYQTDLTAAPSKQYVSPTATTLGSVNPMSEQGYYQRIRDAVAKKEYEKALALVQAAKKAGFTHAQDVFFAAQQ, from the coding sequence ATGACACAAAACAAACAGAGTTGGTTGTTATTGGCTGGTTTACTGGCGACGGGTTGTACTGGCATAGAGTCGGGACATTCTTTGGGAACACGAGAACCGATCAGTTCCTTCCAGCAGCAGGCTATCGCTGGTAGACAGCAATTGATTCAGACACCTGCAGTTCCTAGCTTGAACAAGTTAACGTATCAGCCATTAAATGAAGAAAATAAATGGATACAAATCGGTTCCAATAATCAGGTTTTTTCTTTTGAAACAGGAAAAAGCTATCTGACGGCTTTCTCATTGCCGAATCAGTCACAGGCGATACATATCAAATTAACTGTTCCAGTTGATTTCTCACTGTTTCTTCCTAGTGTCATGATATTGGATGAAAACTTTGCGACGTTGCAAGTTGTGCCTAGCTCTAAATTTGCAAAAGTAGGTGATGACCTGATGGCAGGACAGAATCTGAAAGGGGAGTTTACCATTCCTGTTACTATCGGCTCATCGCGTCCAGCATATATGCTGATATATACAACAACCCAGGATATGCAAAGCACTACCAAGATTAATTCTGACGTATTACAAAGAGCTATGCAGCATGACCGGACAACCGATGTTGCCCGATTCCTGAATTCGGAAGTACCTCATGCCGCAACTGGGCGTCTACATTTAACTTTTGATTATCAAACTGATTTGACTGCAGCCCCGAGCAAACAATATGTATCTCCTACAGCAACAACTTTAGGTTCAGTTAATCCGATGAGTGAGCAGGGATATTATCAACGTATTCGTGATGCCGTAGCGAAAAAAGAATACGAAAAAGCACTGGCACTGGTTCAGGCGGCCAAAAAAGCGGGATTCACGCATGCTCAGGATGTTTTTTTTGCTGCGCAGCAATAG